A window of the Streptomyces sp. NBC_01351 genome harbors these coding sequences:
- a CDS encoding metallophosphoesterase, with the protein MIVIAHLSDIHLDADRRAADRTRAVMEYLDGLPYDLDAVLVSGDIADHAQDGEYEQAAKLLDSRHPLVVCPGNHDDRAAFRRGLLAGEAASADPVDQVLRGEGFVLAVCDSSVPGEHHGFLEDSTLAWLDGVLADTPRETPVLVAFHHPPVPLHVPYVDRIRQFGEERLAELVERHPHLTGFLCGHAHTAAATTFAGRPLLVAPGVVSTVRLPWEGPSGTSQYVHLDEPPAVAFHVIGDDGRLTTHYRVVPARR; encoded by the coding sequence GTGATCGTGATCGCCCACCTCAGCGACATCCATCTCGACGCCGACCGGCGTGCGGCCGACCGTACCCGCGCCGTCATGGAGTACCTCGACGGACTGCCGTACGACCTCGACGCGGTGCTGGTGAGCGGGGACATAGCCGACCACGCCCAGGACGGCGAGTACGAGCAGGCGGCCAAGCTCCTCGACTCGCGGCATCCCCTGGTCGTCTGTCCCGGCAACCACGACGACCGGGCCGCGTTCCGCCGGGGCCTGCTGGCCGGGGAGGCTGCCTCCGCGGACCCGGTCGACCAAGTGCTGCGCGGCGAGGGCTTCGTGCTCGCGGTGTGCGACTCCTCCGTACCAGGCGAGCACCACGGGTTCCTGGAGGACTCCACCCTGGCCTGGCTGGACGGGGTACTGGCCGACACCCCGCGCGAGACCCCGGTCCTGGTGGCCTTCCACCACCCGCCGGTCCCGCTGCACGTCCCGTACGTGGACAGGATCCGCCAGTTCGGCGAGGAGCGGCTCGCCGAACTCGTAGAGCGGCACCCGCACCTGACGGGGTTCCTGTGCGGACACGCCCACACGGCGGCGGCCACCACCTTCGCGGGCCGGCCGCTGCTGGTGGCGCCCGGCGTGGTCTCCACCGTCCGGCTGCCTTGGGAGGGACCGTCGGGGACCTCGCAGTACGTCCACCTCGACGAGCCGCCGGCCGTCGCCTTCCACGTGATCGGTGACGACGGCCGGCTGACCACGCACTACAGGGTGGTGCCGGCCCGCCGGTAG
- a CDS encoding DUF4132 domain-containing protein codes for MRRWEYVDGGSAKFWEAEAEGTSVTVRFGRAGTNGQSRVKEFGSAAEAQSHLVKSIAEKERKGYAEIGAAEGAAAPAPVEPGASDVAATAAVPVVPADEDAFVLPAAWKRNLYPRRGGVARTVAGIDRSARQQWEQWLHAEAAEVERLLGSPHSDPELVEAARAHQAGGHNPLGAAVLATILTPQDRGFAVVADAWADAFGLPFAACATVEALEVQKKWLSRGSSSTVEGVEAHPEPGGHGWNRPSARSAVDRVRALLAVAEEATYQAAVTALAGHRRNIRRRVTVSFLVPSEQEWVDECCADPTARAYPDRIVREMLLCSLGSPEQVTLFGDRVELGWRGWNAAVIASLAEGVAAGMAPLLAGELNSRYIDTDSTKSMAGALAELPSDAAFGFLVDRLDDKHVRAAATTAARRFPARALRMLAEASLGTGAPATTAGQLLVGHVAAHRELAPSVMSTLPPDVAAVIEPLVHRADRAEDAPAEALPTLLTSPPWTRKRTVVKPRVVTGLVAPSEVRMAWRAGEQEVWAATESWVTGWEPYDPMETYIEKMRKGHKYWFSLAVFVKGPVELVRPMLADWDSDDYTYEGLSSFKPLIARHELAALPVAVSMATRNPTFMAPLLLPILDRSVARLMAEWLVRLKVAGETARSWFVRHGADAARLLVPDALGTPGPERTAAERALLVIVGAHGADSVRQVAAEYGSEAAEAVEPLLGSDPLTAALPAKMPKAADWADPHALPQILLESGGALPAPAVGHVLTMMAVSTPSAEFPGLAQVRDLCTHESLTAFVWALFTEWRLSGMPPKEAWALHALGWFGDDGTVRDLTPVIRAWPGEGAHHRAVDGLDVLASIGTDVALLHLHGIAQRVKFKALKLRAQEKISEVAAELGLTGEQLSDRLVPDLGLDADGSTVIDYGTRRFTVGFDEQLKPYVLDEEGRRLKDLPRPGTKDEAELATDERKRFMALKKDVRTIASDQVRRLEAAMVDGRSWTGAEFRQLFVDHPLVWHLVRRLVWLAEADGEVTSFRVAEDRTYADVEDEAVKFGDDASITLAHPLHLEGDLAAWSELFADYEIVQPFPQLGRPVLAATEEEAAGARLTRFEGFTVPVGKLLGLQKRGWERGEPLDNGVERWFFRRLGPERYLVIQLDEGIAVGMVNEFPDQKLETIWLDTRPGDHWSSRTYPLKFGDLSPVIVSEVLADLTEITS; via the coding sequence GTGCGGCGCTGGGAGTACGTCGACGGCGGCTCGGCCAAGTTCTGGGAGGCGGAGGCGGAAGGCACCTCGGTGACCGTCCGGTTCGGGCGTGCCGGGACGAACGGCCAGAGCCGGGTCAAGGAGTTCGGCTCCGCCGCTGAAGCGCAGTCACACCTGGTCAAGTCGATAGCGGAGAAGGAGCGGAAGGGGTACGCGGAGATCGGCGCGGCCGAGGGCGCCGCCGCTCCCGCCCCCGTGGAGCCGGGCGCCTCCGACGTGGCCGCCACTGCGGCGGTCCCCGTCGTCCCCGCGGACGAGGACGCCTTCGTCCTGCCCGCGGCATGGAAGCGGAATCTGTATCCGCGCCGTGGCGGCGTGGCCCGGACCGTGGCCGGCATCGACAGGAGCGCGCGGCAGCAGTGGGAACAGTGGCTGCACGCCGAGGCCGCAGAGGTCGAGCGGCTGCTCGGCTCACCGCACAGCGACCCTGAGCTCGTCGAGGCCGCCCGGGCCCATCAGGCCGGAGGGCACAACCCCCTGGGTGCCGCGGTACTCGCGACGATCCTGACCCCGCAGGACAGGGGGTTCGCCGTGGTCGCGGACGCGTGGGCGGACGCCTTCGGCCTGCCGTTCGCGGCCTGCGCCACGGTCGAGGCCCTGGAAGTGCAGAAGAAGTGGTTGTCACGCGGCTCGTCGAGCACCGTCGAGGGAGTCGAGGCACATCCCGAACCCGGCGGACACGGGTGGAACCGGCCGAGCGCCCGTTCCGCCGTCGACCGCGTCCGGGCCCTGCTGGCCGTGGCCGAGGAGGCGACCTACCAGGCTGCCGTCACCGCGCTCGCCGGGCACCGCAGGAACATCCGCAGACGCGTCACCGTTTCCTTCCTCGTCCCCTCGGAGCAGGAGTGGGTGGACGAATGCTGCGCCGATCCCACCGCGCGCGCCTACCCCGACCGGATTGTGCGGGAGATGCTGTTGTGCTCCCTCGGATCGCCCGAACAGGTCACCCTGTTCGGCGACCGCGTGGAGCTCGGCTGGCGCGGCTGGAACGCGGCCGTCATCGCGAGCCTCGCGGAGGGCGTGGCCGCTGGGATGGCCCCGCTGCTGGCCGGCGAGCTGAACAGTCGGTACATCGACACGGACAGCACCAAGTCCATGGCCGGCGCCCTCGCCGAGCTGCCTTCCGACGCCGCCTTCGGCTTCCTGGTCGACCGCCTCGACGACAAGCACGTACGGGCGGCCGCGACCACCGCGGCACGTCGTTTCCCGGCGCGGGCGCTGCGCATGCTGGCGGAAGCTTCGCTCGGCACTGGCGCCCCGGCCACGACGGCCGGCCAGTTGCTCGTCGGGCACGTGGCCGCCCACCGGGAGCTCGCGCCGAGCGTGATGTCGACCCTCCCGCCGGACGTCGCCGCGGTCATCGAACCCCTCGTGCACCGGGCGGACCGGGCGGAGGACGCCCCGGCGGAGGCGTTGCCGACGCTGCTGACCAGCCCGCCGTGGACGCGCAAGCGGACCGTGGTCAAGCCGCGCGTGGTCACCGGGCTGGTGGCACCGTCCGAGGTCCGGATGGCCTGGCGGGCGGGCGAGCAGGAGGTCTGGGCCGCCACGGAGTCGTGGGTCACCGGCTGGGAGCCGTACGACCCGATGGAGACCTACATCGAGAAGATGCGCAAGGGCCACAAGTACTGGTTCTCGCTGGCGGTGTTCGTCAAGGGGCCCGTCGAGCTGGTGCGTCCGATGCTCGCCGACTGGGACAGCGACGACTACACCTACGAGGGGCTGAGCTCCTTCAAGCCGCTGATCGCCCGCCACGAACTGGCGGCGCTTCCCGTGGCCGTGAGCATGGCGACCCGCAACCCGACCTTCATGGCACCGCTCCTCCTCCCGATCCTCGATCGGAGCGTGGCCCGGCTGATGGCCGAGTGGCTGGTGCGCCTCAAGGTGGCGGGAGAGACGGCGCGTTCCTGGTTCGTCCGGCACGGGGCTGACGCGGCGCGGCTGCTCGTCCCCGACGCGCTGGGCACACCCGGTCCGGAGCGAACCGCCGCCGAGCGGGCGCTGTTGGTGATCGTCGGGGCGCACGGCGCCGACTCGGTGCGCCAGGTGGCGGCGGAGTACGGGTCGGAGGCCGCCGAGGCCGTGGAGCCGCTGCTGGGTTCCGATCCGCTGACGGCCGCGCTGCCCGCCAAAATGCCGAAGGCGGCCGACTGGGCCGATCCGCACGCGCTGCCGCAGATCCTGCTCGAGTCCGGCGGCGCCCTGCCCGCCCCGGCGGTCGGGCACGTGCTGACCATGATGGCGGTGTCCACGCCGAGTGCGGAGTTCCCCGGGCTGGCCCAGGTGCGCGACCTGTGCACCCACGAGTCGCTGACCGCCTTCGTGTGGGCGCTGTTCACCGAATGGCGGCTCTCCGGGATGCCGCCCAAGGAGGCGTGGGCGCTGCACGCGCTCGGCTGGTTCGGCGACGACGGGACCGTGCGCGACCTCACCCCGGTGATCCGGGCCTGGCCCGGCGAGGGCGCCCACCACCGGGCCGTCGACGGTCTCGACGTCCTGGCCTCGATCGGCACCGACGTCGCGCTGCTGCACCTGCACGGGATCGCGCAGCGGGTGAAGTTCAAGGCGCTGAAGCTCCGTGCGCAGGAGAAGATCTCCGAGGTCGCCGCCGAGCTGGGGCTCACCGGTGAGCAGCTGTCCGACCGTCTCGTGCCGGACCTCGGTCTCGACGCGGACGGCAGCACCGTCATCGACTACGGCACGCGCCGCTTCACGGTCGGGTTCGACGAGCAGCTCAAGCCGTACGTGCTGGACGAGGAGGGCCGGCGCCTGAAGGACCTGCCGAGGCCCGGCACCAAGGACGAGGCGGAGCTCGCGACGGACGAGCGCAAGCGGTTCATGGCGTTGAAGAAGGACGTGCGGACGATCGCCTCGGACCAGGTGCGGCGGCTGGAGGCCGCGATGGTCGACGGACGCTCGTGGACGGGGGCCGAGTTCCGGCAGCTTTTCGTGGACCATCCGCTGGTGTGGCACCTGGTGCGGCGCCTGGTCTGGCTGGCCGAGGCGGACGGCGAGGTGACCTCGTTCCGGGTGGCCGAGGACCGTACGTACGCCGATGTCGAGGACGAGGCGGTGAAGTTCGGGGACGACGCGAGCATCACGCTGGCGCACCCGCTGCACCTGGAGGGTGATCTGGCGGCCTGGTCCGAGCTGTTCGCGGACTACGAGATCGTGCAGCCCTTCCCGCAGCTGGGCCGGCCGGTACTGGCGGCGACGGAGGAGGAGGCCGCCGGCGCGCGCCTCACCCGTTTCGAGGGCTTCACGGTGCCCGTCGGCAAGCTGCTCGGGCTGCAGAAGCGCGGCTGGGAGCGCGGCGAACCGCTGGACAACGGCGTGGAGCGGTGGTTCTTCCGTCGGCTGGGCCCCGAGCGCTATCTGGTGATCCAGCTCGACGAGGGCATCGCGGTCGGCATGGTCAACGAGTTCCCGGACCAGAAGCTGGAGACCATCTGGCTCGACACCCGGCCTGGTGACCACTGGAGCTCCCGCACGTACCCGCTGAAGTTCGGCGACCTGTCGCCGGTCATCGTGTCCGAGGTGCTCGCCGACCTGACGGAGATCACGTCATGA
- a CDS encoding ATP-binding protein: MTTTAQELQRPPAEVRYAEELTSLRASDADHRPPGWQLSLRAARRFIVGDEEAGIGRKFVGDTALVERALVALATNRGLMLVGEPGTAKSLLSELISAAVSGDSTLIVQGGAATTEDQIKYSWNYALLVSEGPSQRSLVPAPMLSGMREGRLVRFEEITRCPLEVQDSLLSLLSERVVAIPELEGPDGMVFARQGFNVIATANTRDRGVNEMSAALKRRFNYETVFPIADLGTEIALVEAEATALLHRSGVAAAPDPDIMEVLVTTFRELRSGMGGDGTATDRLSSVMSTAEAVSVAHAVGVRGWFLRGEPGDAADLVTCLAGTAAKDSPEDLARLRRYLEQRVAKRGGAQWKALHSARHLLAG; encoded by the coding sequence ATGACCACGACCGCGCAGGAGTTGCAGCGGCCGCCCGCCGAGGTCCGCTACGCCGAGGAGCTCACCTCCCTGCGGGCTTCCGACGCCGATCACCGGCCGCCGGGCTGGCAGTTGAGTCTGCGGGCCGCGCGCCGCTTCATCGTCGGGGACGAGGAGGCGGGCATCGGCCGCAAGTTCGTCGGCGACACGGCGCTGGTCGAGCGGGCCCTGGTGGCGTTGGCGACCAACCGGGGCCTGATGCTGGTGGGTGAACCGGGCACGGCCAAATCGCTGCTGTCGGAGCTGATCTCGGCGGCCGTCAGCGGTGATTCGACGCTGATCGTCCAGGGCGGCGCGGCGACCACCGAGGACCAGATCAAGTACTCCTGGAACTACGCCCTCCTCGTCTCCGAGGGCCCCTCCCAGCGCTCGCTGGTGCCGGCGCCCATGCTGAGCGGGATGCGGGAGGGCCGCCTCGTCCGCTTCGAGGAGATCACCCGCTGCCCGCTGGAGGTACAGGACTCCCTGCTGTCGTTGCTGTCGGAGCGGGTGGTGGCCATTCCGGAGCTGGAGGGTCCGGACGGGATGGTCTTCGCCCGCCAGGGCTTCAACGTGATCGCGACCGCCAACACCCGGGACCGCGGGGTCAACGAGATGAGTGCCGCCCTCAAGCGGCGCTTCAACTACGAGACCGTGTTCCCCATCGCCGACCTGGGCACCGAGATCGCCCTGGTCGAGGCCGAGGCGACGGCCCTGCTACACCGCTCGGGCGTGGCCGCGGCGCCGGACCCGGACATCATGGAGGTGCTCGTCACCACCTTCCGCGAGCTGCGCTCCGGGATGGGCGGAGACGGAACGGCCACGGACCGGCTCTCCTCGGTCATGAGCACCGCCGAGGCCGTCTCGGTCGCCCACGCGGTGGGCGTGCGGGGCTGGTTCCTGCGCGGGGAGCCGGGCGACGCGGCCGATCTGGTGACCTGCCTGGCCGGTACGGCGGCCAAGGACAGTCCGGAGGACCTGGCGCGGCTGCGCCGCTACCTCGAACAGCGGGTGGCCAAGCGCGGCGGGGCGCAGTGGAAGGCCCTGCACTCCGCCCGCCACCTGCTGGCGGGCTGA